One genomic window of Daphnia pulex isolate KAP4 chromosome 12, ASM2113471v1 includes the following:
- the LOC124208545 gene encoding cohesin subunit SA-1-like produces MQRRRGKKVKMDNPLEDFEPPSTSYLDEQQTPMDQQSEKCENVHPHYDFDTPSKMDHDKNSVPVQQNLNVLSSNQALNTTVPTLSVGHGQTPESARGQTSVTPTGKKAPAVTANSQKLVSSPEGTPTSTRPSLRRRGRSKKHSETEHVANVEDESDLFSIIRNGKSSLQHIVDEWIEQYKADRDSGLNAIMQFFISASGCNGKIPSKIPSSMDHAAVIRDMTKKFDEDSGEYPLVMSGPQWRKFRSNFCDFVHTLVKQCQYSIIYEQYLMDNVISLLTGLSDSQVRAFRHTATLAVMKLMTALVDVALTVSVHLDNTSRQYEVERRKTQDKRASDRLEGLLAKHEELEENMHDIKNMLTYLFKSVFVHRYRDIVPDIRAICMTEIGIWMKRFPQNFLDDSNLKYIGWNLYDKVADVRLKCLQALQPLYASQELKEKLELFTSKFKDRVVSMTLDKDYDVSVQAVRLVITMQKYHQEMLSDKDCESVYELVFSSHRALAQAAGEFLKERLFTLNATSHPAPRTLRGKKRLPNTPLIRDLVQFFIESELHEHGAYLIDSLIDSNEMMKDWECMTDLLIEEPGPDEEPLDDQQETALIELMTCCIKQVATGEPPAGRGSMRKIPTVKETRQTQGHRVRLTEHFIPTLPLLLGKYMTDPEQVANLLSIPQYLNMEIYTTSRQEKSLDSLLRLIQNIVERHTTTEVLEGCAKALKFLCDEDYAISSRCDLTRNTLIDHLVKKCEQDYENYVTLIAGDEEPNKDAVFTLVLGLKKIALFSSHHNLGTWNLWDSLFAAIQETINLNRKMPLEAIKYCISACHSAVLWELLQFKNCSGQGTSAAQQQKQLRDHLDAYMSLMTELITSNVADFREEAYVSVGDLLICFSKRLKDNPQLKPLVYEPDRDLQQILENFIQTYVFVEEEEEDVDDEGDEHKKIEKLHNRRNYLSVFCKLVACNVLPVKAAAGVIRHYVKYYDDYGDIIKTLLGKTRNINKITSAKTMVLSLSLLFHDLTRDGGSRIDRQSEEFLSVKELAKKFAMSFGLDMVKNREAITALHRDGIIFATNPLENPNNPIGPPPNLGFLEICGEFSNKLLKQDKKVVLQFLDRMLTMGRLSPRREWEPLLFYRNSLVHGETDPPPHSVRSANRRRRRDTGGDDGEIADNDDVSDQDFAECG; encoded by the exons ATGCAACgtagaagagggaaaaaagtaaagatgGACAATCCTCTCGAGGATTTTGAACCACCATCCACTTCTTATTTAGATGAGCAGCAAACTCCAATGGATCAGCAAAG tgaaaaatgtgaaaatgtaCACCCACATTATGATTTCGATACACCTTCCAAAATGGACCATGATAAAAATAGTGTCCCTGTGCAGCAGAATTTGAATGTTCTCAGTTCAAACCAGGCTTTAAATACCACAGTCCCAACTCTTTCTGTTGGGCATGGACAGACACCTGAAAGTGCTCGTGGCCAAA CTTCAGTTACTCCTACTGGGAAGAAGGCCCCTGCAGTTACTGCAAATTCTCAGAAATTAGTATCTAGCCCAGAAGGTACTCCCACATCCACACGTCCTTCTCTTCGACGTAGAGGACGGTCAAAGAAACATTCAGAGACGGAACATGTTGCTAATGTTGAAGATGAAAGCGATTTATTTAGTATTATCAGGAATGGCAAAAGCTCCTTACAG CACATTGTAGATGAATGGATTGAGCAGTACAAGGCTGACCGTGACTCAGGGTTGAACGCTATAATGCAGTTCTTCATTAGTGCTTCAGGATGCAACGGGAAAATACCATCTAAAATACCAAGTAGCATGGATCATGCCGCAGTTATCCGCGATAtgacaaaaaagtttgatgaG GATAGTGGAGAATATCCGTTGGTCATGTCTGGACCACAATGGAGAAAATTTCGAAGCAACTTCTGCGACTTCGTACACACACTCGTGAAGCAGTGCCAATATTCCATAATTTATGAACAATACCTGATGGATAACGTTATTTCACTTCTTACTGGTCTTTCTGATTCACAAGTCCGAGCGTTTCGTCATACTGCCACCTTAGctg TTATGAAATTAATGACTGCCCTGGTTGATGTGGCTCTGACTGTGTCGGTTCATCTTGACAACACGTCTCGTCAGTATGAAGTTGAGCGTCGGAAAACACAGGATAAACGAGCCAGTGATCGCCTTGAAGGATTGCTTGCCAAACACGAAGAACTTGAAGAAAACATGCATGACATTAAAAACATGTTGACTTACTTATTCAAGTCGGTGTTTGTCCATCGTTACCGAGATATCGTTCCCGATATTCGAGCCATTTGTATGACGGAAATAGGCATTTGGATGAAACGGTTtccccaaaattttcttgatgatTCTAACCTGAAGTATATTGGGTGGAATTTGTACGACAAAGTTGCCGATGTTCGTTTAAAATGTCTTCAAGCTCTCCAACCGCTGTATGCTTCACAAGAGcttaaagaaaaactggaacTTTTTACCAGCAAATTTAAG GATCGTGTCGTTTCGATGACGCTAGACAAAGACTATGATGTTTCAGTCCAAGCTGTTCGTTTGGTTATCACTATGCAGAAGTATCACCAAGAAATGTTATCAGACAAGGATTGTGAGTCAGTTTACGAGTTGGTGTTCTCTTCTCATCGAGCCCTTGCACAAGCTGCCGGCGAATTCCTTAAAGAGCGACTATTCACACTTAATGCTACCAGTCATCCAGCTCCACGTACTCTCCGTGGCAAAAAGAGACTACCTAACACACCTCTCATTCGTGATttggttcaatttttcattgaatcTGAG TTGCATGAACACGGAGCATATTTGATCGACTCCTTAATCGActcaaatgaaatgatgaaagaCTGGGAGTGCATGACGGATTTGTTAATTGAAGAACCTGGGCCAGACGAAGAGCCTTTGGACGATCAGCAGGAAACAGCTTTGATCGAGTTGATGACATGCTGCATTAAACAAGTTGCGACTGGAGAACCACCTGCAGGTCGAGGGTCTATGAGAAAG attCCTACCGTCAAAGAAACCAGACAAACCCAAGGTCACCGTGTACGACTTACTGAACATTTCATACCAACTCTTCCTCTGTTACTCGGGAAATATATGACTGATCCCGAACAAGTTGCAAACCTCTTGTCAATCCCTCAATACCTTAATATGGAAATCTATACTACCTCACGTCAAGAGAAG AGTCTAGATTCGTTATTGCGCTTGATCCAGAATATAGTAGAAAGACACACCACAACAGAAGTGCTGGAAGGCTGCGCTAAAGCgttgaaatttctttgtgATGAAGATTACGCCATATCTTCTCGATGTGATTTAACAAGGAACACTTTAATTGATCATCTCGTTAAGAAATGCGAACAAGATTATGAAAATTATGTGACACTGATTGCTGGC GACGAAGAGCCCAACAAAGATGCGGTGTTTACGCTGGTAttgggtttgaaaaaaattgccttATTCTCGTCACATCACAATCTTGGGACCTGGAATTTGTGGGATTCTCTGTTTGCCGCAATTCAAGAAACTATAAACCTAAATCGGAAAATGCCACTTGAA gcTATAAAATATTGCATTTCAGCTTGCCATTCTGCTGTTTTATGGGAGCTTCTGCAATTCAAAAACTGTTCTGGACAAGGAACGTCTGCCGCTCAACAACAGAAACAATTAAGAGATCATTTGGACGCCTACATGTCTTTGATGACTGAGCTAATCACTTCGAACGTTGCTGATTTTAGAGAAGAG gcATACGTGTCTGTAGGGGATTTGCTTATATGTTTTAGCAAGCGTCTAAAAGACAATCCTCAGTTAAAACCGCTTGTTTACGAGCCTGATCGTGACCTACAACAAATTCTGGAAAACTTCATTCAGACTTATGTgtttgttgaagaagaagaagaagatgtagaCGACGAAGGCGacgaacataaaaaaattgaaaagttgcACAATCGCCGGAACTATTTATCGGTTTTCTGCAAACTCGTGGCTTGCAACGTCTTGCCTGTAAAAGCTGCGGCAGGTGTTATTAGACACTATGTCAAGTATTACGATGATTACGGTGACATCATTAAGACATTATTGGGAAAAACTcgaaacatcaacaaaattaccagTGCAAAAACTATGGTTCTTAGTCTCTCATTGTTGTTTCACGATCTGACAAGGGATGGTGGAAGTCGTATTGATCGGCAGTCAGAAGAATTTCTTAGTGTCAAG GAATTGGCCAAAAAATTTGCCATGTCATTTGGACTCGATATGGTGAAAAATCGCGAAGCTATCACCGCCCTTCATAGagatggaattatttttgccACAAATCCACTCGAGAATCCAAATAATCCAATTGGCCCTCCTCCTAATTTAGGGTTTCTTGAAATTTGTGGCGAGTTTTCAAACAAACTGctaaaacaagacaaaaaggtGGTTTTACAGTTTTTGGACCGAATGCTGACCATGGGAAGGCTTTCACCTCGTCGAGAATGGGAACCTCTCTTGTTCTACCGGAATTCCTTGGTTCATGGCGAAACTGATCCACCTCCGCATTCTGTCAGGAGCGCTAACAGACGACGTCGTCGCGATACAG GTGGAGACGACGGTGAAATCGCTGATAACGATGATGTATCAGATCAGGATTTTGCCGAGTGCGGGTAA
- the LOC124208600 gene encoding protein Skeletor, isoforms B/C-like isoform X2, whose translation MMSLKIIQLIVLGATFGCCWGQKTEMSKYGRYIGDLARDVSGQVYAVSDEVLFIKGFVYGGTGPDAFFWTGNSSRPSPIQGTIIPYPADYQGKEPPVLGRYDNKDVLLKLPLGVKVRDLRWLSVWCRRFAVDFGSVLFPADLDPPKPRILSEFKRLAHGLRSGSVTILDAKTIYIPNLHYDGAAPDAFFWVGSGTEPNAQGIKVPNELGDFNVLRGYQGEDIEIQLPGDLTVHDISWLSLWCIRFKENFGHVMIPKDLDVPPALGQNQLTTTKSPSEVDSTDATAGGGQGHEFDSCIQLLNGRMQVQWEAILEGVIIRLSARMDENEYMSFGISGAEGKTQMIGADVTVAYYNSDDNKFYADDYILNAKAQCDGSNGACPDSRIGGRNDVSMLYGQRVNGVTTVAYQRSLDAKEAKFDQVIPPVGRVNVIAAIGPLNSRKEANYHSTDRTGSQEDHRIDFTSRGVNQCPTLLAPEDKSEAHGPLPSPTTSTENAIQPWKPNVIFGKTELRARIGPTGGKRGYTAITGQPSWGLAWYINDLLIPEIYVERGETYTFLVEGGNDPLNSARWHPLYITDSLQGGYGQKTDAQQREQRVFAGVEFDPSGFPFPTAAGSLCEWKHKTVDKWAESETFEDYTKTLILECESGREQPANLTWTVPLDAPKTLYYQCYTHNSLGWKINVEDRGFQPPVPQSAASSPIGSRFSLLAVLLLPLSVLFL comes from the exons ATGATGTCGTTGAAAATTATCCAGCTGATCGTTCTCGGTGCAACATTCG GTTGCTGCTGGGGACAGAAGACGGAGATGAGCAAGTATGGCCGGTACATTGGCGATTTGGCGCGTGACGTCTCCGGACAGGTGTACGCCGTTAGTGACGAAGTTCTTTTTATCAAAGGATTCGTCTATGGAGGCACCGGACCTG ATGCTTTCTTCTGGACGGGCAATTCCAGCCGACCGAGTCCGATACAAGGCACCATTATTCCTTATCCGGCCGACTATCAGGGAAA GGAACCTCCGGTTTTGGGACGATACGACAACAAAGACGTTCTGCTCAAATTGCCACTCGGCGTGAAAGTGCGTGATTTGCGCTGGCTCTCCGTCTGGTGCCGAAGATTCGCG GTTGATTTCGGTTCGGTGCTGTTCCCGGCCGATTTGGACCCACCCAAGCCTCGGATTCTATCGGAATTCAAAAGGCTGGCCCATGGATTGCGCTCCGGAAGTGTCACCATCCTCGACGCCAAAACGATCTACATCCCCAATTTGCATTACGACGGAGCGGCTCCCGATGCTTTTTTCTGGGTGGGCAGCGGGACTGAACCCAACGCCCAAGGCATCAAAGTACCCAACGAACTCGGAGA CTTCAACGTACTGCGGGGATACCAGGGCGAGGACATTGAAATCCAACTGCCGGGCGACTTGACCGTTCACGACATTAGTTGGCTGTCGCTGTGGTGCATcagattcaaagaaaatttcggCCACGTCATGATCCCCAAAGATCTGGACGTTCCTCCCGCTCTTGGACAGAACCAGTTGACC ACGACCAAGAGCCCGAGCGAAGTCGATTCGACGGACGCCACGGCTGGCGGCGGCCAGGGTCACGAATTCGACTCGTGTATTCAGTTGCTCAACGGGCGCATGCAGGTGCAATGGGAGGCCATCCTGGAGGGAGTCATCATCCGACTGTCGGCCAGGATGGACGAGAATGAGTACATGTCGTTCGGCATTAGCGGCGCCGAAGGTAAAACGCAAATGATCGGCGCCGACGTCACCGTCGCCTATTACAACAGCGACGACAACAAATTCTACGCCGACGACTACATTTTAAACGCCAAAGCCCAG TGCGACGGAAGTAACGGCGCTTGCCCGGATAGCCGAATAGGAGGACGTAACGACGTCAGCATGCTCTACGGCCAGCGAGTCAACGGCGTCACCACGGTGGCTTACCAGCGTTCACTGGACGCCAAGGAAGCCAAATTCGACCAGGTGATTCCGCCCGTCGGTCGAGTGAACGTCATCGCCGCCATTGGACCCCTCAACTCCCGCAAAGAAGCCAATTACCATTCAACCGATCGAACGGGATCGCAAG AGGATCACCGCATTGATTTCACCAGCCGAGGGGTGAATCAATGTCCAACTCTACTGGCTCCCGAAGACAAGTCTGAAGCTCACGGCCCATTGCCTTCACCGACGACGAGCACGGAGAATGCCATCCAGCCATGGAAGCCAAATGTGATTTTCGGCAAAACGGAATTGAGGGCCAGAATCGGCCCAACTGGCGGTAAAAGGGGTTACACCGCTATTACAG GTCAACCTTCTTGGGGTCTCGCCTGGTACATTAACGATCTCCTTATCCCCGAAATCTACGTTGAAAGGGGAGAAACGTACACGTTCCTCGTTGAAGGAG gaaacgaTCCACTCAATTCGGCTCGCTGGCATCCGCTTTATATTACCGATAGCCTGCAAGGTGGATACGGACAGAAAACGGATGCCCAACAGAGAGAGCAGCGCGTGTTTGCCGGAGTCGAGTTCGACCCCAGCGGATTCCCATTCCCGACCGCCG ccGGAAGCTTGTGTGAATGGAAGCACAAGACAGTTGACAAGTGGGCTGAATCGGAGACGTTTGAAGATTATACAAAGACTTTGATACTCGAGTGCGAAAGTGGTCGAGAACAACCGGCCAACCTGACGTGGACAGTTCCTTTGGATGCACCCAAAACTTTGTATTATCAG TGTTACACGCACAACAGCTTGGGCTGGAAGATTAACGTTGAAGATCGGGGGTTCCAGCCTCCCGTACCTCAATCGGCAGCCTCATCGCCGATCGGCTCCCGATTCTCATTATTGGCTGTTTTATTGTTGCCGCTTtccgttctttttttatga
- the LOC124208600 gene encoding protein Skeletor, isoforms B/C-like isoform X1, with product MMSLKIIQLIVLGATFGCCWGQKTEMSKYGRYIGDLARDVSGQVYAVSDEVLFIKGFVYGGTGPDAFFWTGNSSRPSPIQGTIIPYPADYQGKEPPVLGRYDNKDVLLKLPLGVKVRDLRWLSVWCRRFAVDFGSVLFPADLDPPKPRILSEFKRLAHGLRSGSVTILDAKTIYIPNLHYDGAAPDAFFWVGSGTEPNAQGIKVPNELGDFNVLRGYQGEDIEIQLPGDLTVHDISWLSLWCIRFKENFGHVMIPKDLDVPPALGQNQLTPAWWYQPTTKSPSEVDSTDATAGGGQGHEFDSCIQLLNGRMQVQWEAILEGVIIRLSARMDENEYMSFGISGAEGKTQMIGADVTVAYYNSDDNKFYADDYILNAKAQCDGSNGACPDSRIGGRNDVSMLYGQRVNGVTTVAYQRSLDAKEAKFDQVIPPVGRVNVIAAIGPLNSRKEANYHSTDRTGSQEDHRIDFTSRGVNQCPTLLAPEDKSEAHGPLPSPTTSTENAIQPWKPNVIFGKTELRARIGPTGGKRGYTAITGQPSWGLAWYINDLLIPEIYVERGETYTFLVEGGNDPLNSARWHPLYITDSLQGGYGQKTDAQQREQRVFAGVEFDPSGFPFPTAAGSLCEWKHKTVDKWAESETFEDYTKTLILECESGREQPANLTWTVPLDAPKTLYYQCYTHNSLGWKINVEDRGFQPPVPQSAASSPIGSRFSLLAVLLLPLSVLFL from the exons ATGATGTCGTTGAAAATTATCCAGCTGATCGTTCTCGGTGCAACATTCG GTTGCTGCTGGGGACAGAAGACGGAGATGAGCAAGTATGGCCGGTACATTGGCGATTTGGCGCGTGACGTCTCCGGACAGGTGTACGCCGTTAGTGACGAAGTTCTTTTTATCAAAGGATTCGTCTATGGAGGCACCGGACCTG ATGCTTTCTTCTGGACGGGCAATTCCAGCCGACCGAGTCCGATACAAGGCACCATTATTCCTTATCCGGCCGACTATCAGGGAAA GGAACCTCCGGTTTTGGGACGATACGACAACAAAGACGTTCTGCTCAAATTGCCACTCGGCGTGAAAGTGCGTGATTTGCGCTGGCTCTCCGTCTGGTGCCGAAGATTCGCG GTTGATTTCGGTTCGGTGCTGTTCCCGGCCGATTTGGACCCACCCAAGCCTCGGATTCTATCGGAATTCAAAAGGCTGGCCCATGGATTGCGCTCCGGAAGTGTCACCATCCTCGACGCCAAAACGATCTACATCCCCAATTTGCATTACGACGGAGCGGCTCCCGATGCTTTTTTCTGGGTGGGCAGCGGGACTGAACCCAACGCCCAAGGCATCAAAGTACCCAACGAACTCGGAGA CTTCAACGTACTGCGGGGATACCAGGGCGAGGACATTGAAATCCAACTGCCGGGCGACTTGACCGTTCACGACATTAGTTGGCTGTCGCTGTGGTGCATcagattcaaagaaaatttcggCCACGTCATGATCCCCAAAGATCTGGACGTTCCTCCCGCTCTTGGACAGAACCAGTTGACC CCAGCTTGGTGGTATCAGCCG ACGACCAAGAGCCCGAGCGAAGTCGATTCGACGGACGCCACGGCTGGCGGCGGCCAGGGTCACGAATTCGACTCGTGTATTCAGTTGCTCAACGGGCGCATGCAGGTGCAATGGGAGGCCATCCTGGAGGGAGTCATCATCCGACTGTCGGCCAGGATGGACGAGAATGAGTACATGTCGTTCGGCATTAGCGGCGCCGAAGGTAAAACGCAAATGATCGGCGCCGACGTCACCGTCGCCTATTACAACAGCGACGACAACAAATTCTACGCCGACGACTACATTTTAAACGCCAAAGCCCAG TGCGACGGAAGTAACGGCGCTTGCCCGGATAGCCGAATAGGAGGACGTAACGACGTCAGCATGCTCTACGGCCAGCGAGTCAACGGCGTCACCACGGTGGCTTACCAGCGTTCACTGGACGCCAAGGAAGCCAAATTCGACCAGGTGATTCCGCCCGTCGGTCGAGTGAACGTCATCGCCGCCATTGGACCCCTCAACTCCCGCAAAGAAGCCAATTACCATTCAACCGATCGAACGGGATCGCAAG AGGATCACCGCATTGATTTCACCAGCCGAGGGGTGAATCAATGTCCAACTCTACTGGCTCCCGAAGACAAGTCTGAAGCTCACGGCCCATTGCCTTCACCGACGACGAGCACGGAGAATGCCATCCAGCCATGGAAGCCAAATGTGATTTTCGGCAAAACGGAATTGAGGGCCAGAATCGGCCCAACTGGCGGTAAAAGGGGTTACACCGCTATTACAG GTCAACCTTCTTGGGGTCTCGCCTGGTACATTAACGATCTCCTTATCCCCGAAATCTACGTTGAAAGGGGAGAAACGTACACGTTCCTCGTTGAAGGAG gaaacgaTCCACTCAATTCGGCTCGCTGGCATCCGCTTTATATTACCGATAGCCTGCAAGGTGGATACGGACAGAAAACGGATGCCCAACAGAGAGAGCAGCGCGTGTTTGCCGGAGTCGAGTTCGACCCCAGCGGATTCCCATTCCCGACCGCCG ccGGAAGCTTGTGTGAATGGAAGCACAAGACAGTTGACAAGTGGGCTGAATCGGAGACGTTTGAAGATTATACAAAGACTTTGATACTCGAGTGCGAAAGTGGTCGAGAACAACCGGCCAACCTGACGTGGACAGTTCCTTTGGATGCACCCAAAACTTTGTATTATCAG TGTTACACGCACAACAGCTTGGGCTGGAAGATTAACGTTGAAGATCGGGGGTTCCAGCCTCCCGTACCTCAATCGGCAGCCTCATCGCCGATCGGCTCCCGATTCTCATTATTGGCTGTTTTATTGTTGCCGCTTtccgttctttttttatga
- the LOC124208664 gene encoding unconventional myosin-XVIIIa-like produces MEDLSKLLLEERAHSEQFKANFIQLKIEFDKLFTENHRLNDEILKFKEYKPEEPNEVLKRKLKNAEKELQGKDLLIASLQEKFQTINESLKEKLHHDKNYISRITSTENALEQTKMLLSNLQLETSVLVKNIEHSRKTDEQDHQRDLMTLADRCAKSDHERRLIARQVIKATTKAKKTTEMLKQENGLLSYTITKLKESMDKVCWEKSELSSQLETLKVQYGQNHGEMIMQIRNLECETAKLESKCHALERNIQEALREKEKAILAFQAAENEESKLRGNLCAIEMKLEKVTDQFKRDLEHKDHINNLEVQELKKNLHILKIELDQERLKIQHQSDKLRIHEKELIVAKDELRKREIEVNSQVQDVKIATENKYRAVLEEKFQTEMEISRKCAEIESQLILEHNLKASLELEIRKLASDNQILNERIRSLDEIPMDKKRLQNTVDLLEKEKSKLSEELDRHKQSSTERYEIMVNEKEVLRTQQALAEDKMLKTVNELQGHVTQLQSQLAASEQKSESQVKRLESSLKANQQKSQQYAKLIWKLRQRLVLNTQPSVTLDSLAYPQQQ; encoded by the exons ATGGAAGACCTGTCAAAGCTACTGCTGGAAGAAAGAGCACATTCAGAACAGTTTAAAGCAAATTTCATTCAgctgaaaattgaatttgacaa attATTTACAGAAAATCATAGATTAAAtgatgaaatattaaaatttaaagaatatAAACCTGAAGAACCTAATGAAGTGTTAAAACGGAAATTAAAGAATGCTGAAAAGGAACTCCAGGGAAAAGACCTTCTCATTGCCTCACTCCAAGAAAAG tttcagacaatcaatgaatctttaaaagaaaaacttcacCACGACAAAAACTATATTTCTAGGATCACTTCTACAGAGAATGCCCTCGAGCAAACTAAAATGCTGTTATCCAATCTTCAGTTGGAAACATCTGTATTAGTGAAGAATATTGAGCATTCCAGAAAGACTGACGAACAAGACCATCAACGAGATCTCATGACTTTAGCCGATAGA TGTGCCAAATCTGATCATGAAAGGAGACTTATTGCTCGCCAAGTTATAAAAGCCACAACTAAAGCAAAGAAAACTACAGAGATGTTAAAACAGGAAAATGGATTGCTCTCATATACAATAACA AAACTTAAAGAATCAATGGACAAAGTCTGTTGGGAGAAAAGTGAACTGTCCTCTCAATTGGAAACGCTTAAAGTGCAATACGGACAAAATCATGGAGAGATGATCATGCAAATCCGCAACCTTGAG TGCGAAACCGCCAAACTCGAGTCTAAATGTCATGCTTTAGAAAGAAATATCCAAGAAGCTTTgcgcgaaaaagaaaaagcaatatTGGCATTTCAAGCAGCAGAGAATGAAGAATCCAAATTACGGGGAAATCTATGTgcaattgaaatgaaactcGAGAAAGTAACTGATCAATTTAAAAGAGATTTGGAGCACAAAGACCATATAAATAACCTAGAAGTACAAGagttaaagaaaaaccttCATA ttttaaaaatagaattagaTCAAGAGCGTTTGAAAATCCAGCATCAATCAGACAAGTTGCGGAttcatgaaaaagaattgattgtAGCGAAAGATGAGTTACGCAAGAGGGAAATTGAAGTCAACAGTCAGGTGCAGGACGTTAAGATTGCAACCGAGAACAAGTATCGG GCTGTGCTcgaagaaaaattccaaacagaaatggaaatCTCCCGAAAATGTGCCGAAATAGAAAGCCAGTTGATTTTGGAGCATAATCTGAAAGCTAGTCTAGAACTAGAAATTCGTAAGCTGGCATCGGATAATCAAATATTGAACGAACGAATAAGATCCCTCGATGAAATTCCAATGGATAAGAAACGATTACAAAATACCGTCGATCTgcttgaaaaggaaaaaagtaaactttCGGAGGAATTAGATCGTCACAAACAATCTTCAACCGAG CGATACGAAATAATGGTTAATGAAAAGGAGGTGCTTAGAACTCAACAAGCCCTTGCAGAagacaaaatgttaaaaacggTGAATGAGTTGCAAGGCCATGTTACCCAACTACAGTCTCAACTGGCCGCTTCGGAACAAAAATCCGAATCTCAAGTGAAACGTCTTGAATCCTCATTAAAAGCCAATCAACAG AAATCTCAGCAATatgcaaaattaatttggaaACTTAGACAGCGGCTTGTCTTGAATACCCAGCCATCGGTTACGCTCGATTCTTTAGCTTACCCCCAACAACAGTAA
- the LOC124208665 gene encoding tumor suppressor candidate 2-like → MGASWSNKSSWFGSNSPTKDGKISSPNGPPYLKQPKLDPRRLASQFVYTRKGSMYFDEDGDLAHEFYEEIKVDDSQKTTMRQKLANLRPQGTVYYPNPRLHVDFPIPMYSPIEK, encoded by the exons ATGGGTGCGTCGTGGTCAAATAAAAGCTCTTGGTTCGGTTCGAATAGCCCGACTAAAGACGGGAAAATTTCTTCACCAAATGGACCACCATACTTGAAACAACCAAAACTAGATCCTCGTAGACTTGCATCGCAGTTTGTGTACACAAGGAAAGG CTCCATGTATTTTGACGAGGATGGTGATCTAGCTCATGAAttttatgaagaaataaaagtggaTGACTCACAAAAAACAACTATGAGACAAAAGCTGGCTAATTTGAGACCTCAg GGCACAGTTTACTACCCTAATCCAAGGCTACATGTTGACTTTCCAATACCAATGTATTCCCCCATAGAAAAGTAA